A stretch of the Coregonus clupeaformis isolate EN_2021a unplaced genomic scaffold, ASM2061545v1 scaf3186, whole genome shotgun sequence genome encodes the following:
- the LOC123489683 gene encoding E3 ubiquitin-protein ligase TRIM39-like: MEVKQKEEDSEGISDLKTISELKKEISELKNISKLNSKLEQEISKLKHDVLELSKENAALKQEATFEKELFDMRTADLNKTIATLSSDLQQQREAEYVRRNLKNMTMDYVDVTLDPDTAHPKLILSADRKQVKCGDIKQDLLDNPEKFDTVPCVLGKEGFSSGRFYYEVRVKGKTGWILGVVRESINRKGEITVSPENGNWTVLLRNGEYRAAANPVVLLSLREKPQKVGVFVDYEEGQVSFYNVEAKSHIHSYTGYTFTEKLYPFFSPGNNYTGKNSAPLVITPVDVTD, encoded by the exons ATGGAAGTTAAACAGAAGGAAGAAGATTCTGAGGGAATTTCTGATCTGAAGACCATTTCTGAGCTGAAGAAGGAGATCTCTGAACTGAAGAACATCTCTAAGTTAAACTCAAAGTTGGAGCAGGAGATCTCTAAGCTCAAACATGATGTGCTTGAGCTCAGTAAGGAGAATGCTGCGCTTAAACAAGAGGCAACATTTGAGAAAGAACTGTTTGACATGAGAACTGCTGATCTGAATAAGACCATAGCTACTCTCAGCTCAGACCTACAGCAACAGAGAGAGGCTGAGTATGTGAGAAGAAACCTGAAGAATATGACCATGGACTATG TGGATGTGACTCTAGATCCTGATACAGCACATCCCAAACTCATCCTGTCTGCAGACAGGAAACAAGTTAAATGTGGAGACATAAAACAGGATCTCCTTGACAACCCAGAAAAGTTTGATACTGTTCCTTGTGTCCTGGGAAAGGAAGGCTTCTCCTCAGGGAGATTCTACTATGAGGTTCGGGTGAAGGGGAAGACTGGGTGGATTTTAGGAGTGGTCAGAGAGTCCATCAACAGGAAGGGGGAGATTACAGTGAGCCCTGAGAATGGAAACTGGACTGTGTTGCTGAGGAATGGAGAGTACAGGGCTGCTGCTAACCCTGTTGTCCTCCTCTCCCTGAGAGAGAAGCCCcagaaggtgggggtgtttgtggATTATGAGGAGGGTCAGGTTTCCTTCTATAATGTGGAGGCCAAGTCTCATATCCACTCATACACTGGCTACACCTTCACTGAGAAACTCTATCCATTCTTCAGCCCTGGTAATAACTACACTGGTAAAAACTCAGCCCCACTGGTCATCACTC